A window of Candidatus Jettenia caeni contains these coding sequences:
- a CDS encoding putative amidohydrolase encodes MIVKKFILVNFYMILVKAKYLITDPETCIEHGVVAVKDTKIHHVSTFDKVKNVAEIERIIDLGNAVILPGLINVHTHLDLTNLHHRIKPTNNFTHWVFQLIGARMRWKDEDYNSSLEKGIRFCIESGTTTAADVTNTGHSFSVLKKSPLRKVVYKEVIDLNPDHVRNVVKKIQSELSSIITDDLFNIGLSPHAPYSASKELYKAIVQLAHDMHIPVCTHIAETRDEIEFLLKGSGNFPILLRQLRALPDTWHPPGLTPIHYLRETGILDVNPILIHGNYITDEEISVIKSSGASIAFCPRSHHFFGHTDYPIQKLLHAEINVGLGTDSLASNDTLSILDEMKFLSRHYSMLPKTLLAMATIHGARALGLESRTGQIKEGFEADLCAIKLPDFHTGNMYNQLFDVSSKNIFTMVAGAICYNALHDYNTSSRFLV; translated from the coding sequence ATGATTGTAAAAAAGTTCATTCTCGTTAATTTTTACATGATACTTGTCAAAGCTAAATACCTTATTACAGATCCAGAGACTTGTATTGAACATGGTGTTGTGGCTGTAAAAGATACAAAGATACACCACGTTAGCACATTCGATAAGGTTAAGAATGTTGCTGAAATTGAGAGGATTATTGATTTAGGAAATGCTGTTATCCTGCCTGGTCTGATAAATGTGCATACCCATCTTGACTTAACGAATTTACACCATCGTATTAAACCTACCAATAATTTTACCCATTGGGTCTTTCAACTGATAGGGGCAAGAATGCGGTGGAAAGATGAAGACTATAATTCTTCTCTGGAAAAAGGAATTAGATTCTGTATTGAATCAGGTACAACAACGGCTGCGGATGTCACGAACACAGGACATTCTTTCTCGGTATTAAAAAAGAGCCCTTTACGCAAGGTCGTTTATAAGGAAGTTATTGACCTGAATCCTGATCATGTAAGGAACGTTGTGAAAAAAATTCAATCGGAATTATCTTCGATTATAACAGATGATTTATTCAATATAGGACTATCTCCCCACGCACCTTATTCAGCTTCAAAGGAGTTATATAAGGCGATAGTTCAACTTGCTCATGATATGCATATTCCTGTTTGTACTCACATAGCAGAGACGCGGGATGAAATTGAGTTCTTGCTAAAAGGCTCCGGTAACTTTCCCATTTTACTACGACAGCTACGGGCGTTGCCAGATACTTGGCATCCGCCAGGTCTTACTCCTATCCATTATCTCAGGGAAACCGGAATTCTGGATGTAAATCCCATTCTTATTCACGGTAATTATATTACCGATGAGGAAATTTCTGTAATTAAGTCCTCTGGCGCAAGTATTGCTTTCTGTCCCAGGAGTCATCATTTCTTTGGCCATACAGACTATCCTATACAAAAATTGTTACATGCGGAGATCAATGTTGGGCTGGGCACTGATAGTCTGGCCAGTAATGATACTTTAAGCATTCTGGATGAGATGAAATTCCTCTCTCGCCATTACTCCATGTTACCAAAAACATTACTTGCTATGGCTACGATACATGGCGCAAGGGCCTTAGGCTTGGAGTCGAGAACAGGACAAATCAAGGAGGGTTTTGAGGCAGACCTCTGCGCTATCAAGTTGCCCGATTTTCACACTGGAAATATGTATAACCAACTCTTTGATGTTTCCTCAAAGAATATATTTACTATGGTTGCTGGTGCTATTTGCTATAATGCACTTCATGATTACAACACGAGTTCTCGTTTTCTGGTGTGA
- a CDS encoding polysaccharide export protein, producing MRSRIFTISFFIFMIIMWIHDPLLAQVKNSQLPRIPSSLRMLDEKRYLTNSQAVSPLAPGATQALPPSSSLPSTGSPNAYQSGSSLTQSSILSQQGVVNTQGSDVSQPTIDSAQQQESQSTTSTLNSETIQIPDAGLQPEVLSSIESAFQDISLAHSPADEGAPLMALHQFGYSIFNRNISTFAPIDNVPVGSDYVLGPGDELRITIWGSLENTYIQTVDHYGRIYLPTIGPVRVWGLNFSQAEKLILAHLSRYYKDFQSSVTMGHLRTIRIYIVGEVAQPGAYNISALSTITNALFAAGGPNKTGSLRNIQLKRNQHMVEYFDFYDFLLHGDKSRDLRLEAGDVIFVPPIGSIAGIMGKIKRPAIYELKEPIRINDLITMAGGLTPQSYLKRVQIIRTKPNAEREVIDLDLTHAEKDGTTPKGIELQNGDLVIIYPTDPRIYNTFSLNGSIKHPGEYEVKPGITIRQVLPPESLLPEAYLDNVEIIRFKDDLTTEVIHINLKKLWEDEHAQDIFIQPHDLITVRSEFKAPESITLTGEFKRPGTYTIQPGERLSSVIRRAGNFTNVAYLKGAVFTRKAVQVREKEMLDQFVKQYEEGLLAEGQALLSYSAENRSIRELEIAQRRQQLKLIASRVTLGRIVIHLDTIEKFEGSQNDLILQDGDILTVPREPVEVMVLGSVRNPTSFVYKNGKNIQYYLNRGGGFSKAADKKEIYLLKADGSALIGFLKLRNIDPGDAIVVPPKIEIKDWTWIKDVATIAGQTALTFAALSILL from the coding sequence ATGAGAAGCAGGATTTTTACTATTTCCTTTTTTATTTTCATGATAATAATGTGGATACATGATCCACTCTTAGCTCAGGTTAAAAACTCACAATTACCACGCATTCCATCGTCACTGAGAATGCTCGATGAAAAAAGATATTTAACGAACTCACAAGCAGTAAGCCCGTTAGCACCTGGCGCCACACAGGCGCTACCCCCTTCTTCCAGTCTTCCTTCTACCGGAAGCCCAAATGCTTATCAAAGTGGTTCGTCTCTTACACAATCATCTATATTATCCCAACAAGGAGTAGTAAACACGCAGGGATCTGATGTTTCCCAACCTACTATAGATTCGGCACAACAACAAGAGTCTCAAAGTACAACTTCTACTCTAAACTCTGAAACCATTCAAATTCCGGATGCTGGTTTACAACCTGAGGTATTATCTTCTATTGAATCTGCGTTTCAGGATATATCGCTCGCACATTCACCAGCAGATGAGGGCGCTCCACTTATGGCTCTCCATCAGTTTGGATACTCTATCTTCAATCGCAATATTTCAACGTTTGCTCCGATAGATAACGTCCCTGTAGGGTCAGATTATGTTTTAGGGCCTGGAGACGAATTACGAATCACCATATGGGGATCTTTGGAAAATACGTATATCCAAACTGTTGATCATTATGGCCGGATATATTTACCTACTATAGGACCCGTGAGGGTATGGGGCCTCAACTTTTCTCAGGCAGAAAAATTGATTCTTGCGCATCTTTCACGGTATTATAAGGATTTTCAATCGAGTGTAACTATGGGACACCTTAGGACCATCAGGATCTATATTGTAGGAGAGGTCGCCCAGCCCGGCGCTTACAACATCAGCGCACTCTCTACAATAACGAATGCGCTCTTTGCTGCAGGAGGTCCGAATAAAACAGGGTCGCTCAGGAATATCCAGCTAAAACGAAACCAGCACATGGTTGAGTATTTTGATTTCTATGATTTTCTTCTTCATGGTGATAAGAGCAGAGACCTGCGTTTAGAAGCAGGAGATGTAATTTTTGTCCCACCCATAGGTTCAATCGCAGGAATAATGGGTAAAATAAAACGGCCCGCTATCTATGAGCTAAAAGAACCAATCCGTATAAACGATCTTATTACTATGGCCGGTGGTTTGACGCCACAAAGTTATCTTAAGCGTGTACAGATTATCCGAACAAAACCAAATGCAGAACGAGAGGTCATTGATCTTGATCTTACTCATGCGGAAAAAGATGGAACTACACCGAAAGGCATTGAACTACAAAACGGTGATCTGGTTATAATTTATCCAACGGATCCACGTATCTATAACACTTTTAGCCTTAATGGAAGTATCAAACACCCTGGCGAATACGAGGTTAAGCCGGGAATAACAATAAGGCAAGTACTTCCACCAGAATCTCTCCTACCTGAGGCTTATCTGGATAACGTGGAAATTATTCGCTTTAAAGATGATTTGACGACCGAAGTTATTCATATAAATCTAAAGAAACTTTGGGAAGATGAACATGCACAAGACATATTCATTCAGCCTCATGATCTCATTACGGTAAGAAGTGAGTTTAAGGCTCCCGAGTCTATAACTCTCACAGGAGAATTTAAACGCCCGGGAACTTATACGATACAGCCTGGGGAACGCCTAAGTTCTGTAATCCGGCGCGCCGGAAATTTTACCAATGTGGCTTATTTAAAGGGGGCTGTATTTACCCGAAAAGCAGTACAGGTAAGAGAAAAAGAAATGCTAGATCAATTTGTAAAGCAATATGAGGAGGGTCTCTTAGCTGAGGGACAAGCGCTTCTCAGCTACAGCGCAGAAAATAGGAGTATCCGAGAACTTGAAATAGCACAGAGACGTCAGCAACTAAAGCTAATAGCTTCAAGAGTTACTTTAGGTAGAATTGTTATCCATCTGGATACTATAGAGAAATTTGAGGGATCACAAAATGACTTGATCCTGCAAGATGGAGACATCTTAACAGTACCCCGGGAACCAGTAGAGGTTATGGTTTTAGGCAGTGTGCGAAACCCAACTTCTTTTGTTTACAAAAACGGCAAGAATATTCAATATTACCTGAATCGTGGAGGTGGTTTTTCAAAGGCTGCCGATAAAAAAGAAATATATCTGCTCAAGGCTGATGGTTCCGCCCTTATAGGGTTTTTAAAGTTAAGGAATATTGACCCTGGCGATGCGATTGTTGTACCTCCAAAGATTGAAATAAAGGATTGGACATGGATAAAGGATGTTGCTACCATAGCTGGTCAAACTGCTCTTACTTTTGCTGCATTGTCAATTTTGCTTTAA
- a CDS encoding selenocysteine synthase codes for MSQHIFRTIPSVNKLLESPELSPLTGMYPRQLIVDTVREVLENIRQAFTGKTDVPQPDRIQLPFSDISHFQKEAKGAEDLTQLQTVDISPQRICQLVRVSLQQKLCGIEHAINATGIILHTGLGRAPLTDKAAKQLEHTLKSYCTLEIERFTGRRGSRYHSIEQLICMITGAESAFVVNNNAAAVLLTLDTVAKNKEVIVSRSQLVEIGGSFRMPDVMTRSGALLVEVGTTNKTYLSDYSNAITEHTGLILKVHQSNFKIVGFTESVDIKDLVSLGQTRTIPIAYDLGSGALIDLQKFGLPHEPTVQEAIKAGVDIVTFSTDKLLGGPQGGIIAGKKKWVDLLKKNPLTRALRVGKLTIAALEATLRLYLEEDLALQEIPTLKIILAPLGVVEERGKRLRDIIHQETKISLSSSLIDGVSEMGGGTLPGETVPTKLVSLHSEKIPAEELATQLRGNTPPIFARIEQGRVLLDMRTVYDTEVDTIATALEKISSGFIRNKSADYADKEDK; via the coding sequence ATGAGTCAACACATATTCAGGACGATTCCATCGGTTAACAAACTTCTCGAATCACCGGAACTATCCCCATTAACGGGTATGTATCCGCGACAACTTATTGTTGATACCGTGAGAGAGGTTTTAGAAAATATCCGGCAAGCATTTACCGGCAAAACAGACGTACCACAACCAGATCGCATCCAATTGCCCTTCTCTGATATTTCCCACTTTCAGAAGGAGGCGAAAGGGGCAGAAGATCTTACGCAACTCCAAACCGTTGATATATCGCCTCAAAGAATTTGCCAATTAGTCCGGGTATCCCTTCAGCAGAAGTTATGTGGTATTGAGCATGCTATTAATGCAACGGGTATTATCCTCCATACAGGACTTGGCAGGGCACCGCTTACGGATAAGGCTGCAAAACAGTTAGAACATACATTAAAAAGTTACTGTACCCTCGAAATCGAACGGTTTACCGGAAGAAGGGGTTCCCGGTACCATAGTATTGAACAGCTTATCTGCATGATTACAGGAGCAGAGTCGGCATTTGTCGTCAACAACAATGCTGCGGCTGTTTTATTGACCTTAGATACCGTAGCCAAAAATAAGGAAGTCATCGTTTCCCGTTCCCAGCTTGTTGAAATTGGCGGATCATTCCGGATGCCTGATGTTATGACAAGAAGTGGAGCTCTCCTGGTCGAGGTTGGGACTACCAATAAGACTTATCTGAGCGACTATAGCAATGCTATTACTGAGCATACAGGACTTATTCTTAAAGTGCATCAAAGCAATTTTAAAATCGTTGGTTTTACTGAGTCTGTAGATATAAAAGATCTTGTTTCCTTAGGTCAAACCCGCACTATTCCTATTGCTTATGATCTTGGAAGTGGAGCGTTAATCGATCTTCAAAAATTTGGACTACCCCATGAGCCAACCGTGCAGGAAGCCATAAAGGCAGGAGTTGATATCGTAACGTTTAGTACCGATAAATTATTAGGAGGTCCACAGGGTGGTATCATTGCAGGTAAGAAAAAATGGGTCGATCTGCTGAAAAAAAATCCATTAACCCGCGCACTTCGTGTAGGAAAGCTCACTATTGCTGCACTGGAAGCGACGTTAAGGCTTTACCTTGAAGAGGATCTTGCTTTACAGGAAATTCCAACTCTCAAGATAATTTTAGCGCCACTTGGAGTTGTTGAAGAAAGAGGCAAAAGATTACGAGACATCATACATCAGGAAACAAAGATTTCTCTGAGTAGCTCACTTATAGACGGTGTTTCAGAAATGGGAGGAGGAACATTGCCGGGTGAAACAGTTCCGACAAAACTTGTTTCTCTCCATTCAGAAAAAATACCCGCTGAAGAATTAGCTACACAACTCAGAGGCAATACCCCTCCTATTTTTGCAAGAATTGAACAAGGCCGGGTTCTCTTGGATATGCGTACGGTATATGATACAGAAGTCGATACGATTGCTACAGCATTAGAAAAGATATCCTCAGGTTTTATAAGAAACAAGTCCGCAGATTACGCAGATAAGGAGGATAAATAA
- a CDS encoding selenocysteine-specific translation elongation factor — protein sequence MEQSTHTLHTEHLIIGTAGHIDHGKTSLVKALTGIDADRLPEEKQRGLTIDIGFAYLDLNSDYRISIVDVPGHERFVKNMLAGATSINLVLFVIAADGGVMPQTVEHLEIINLLGIQHGIVVVTKKDLVTDEWLEVVQDDIKRILAGTTLEHAPILPVSTITGEGIESCKAMIKKLITQVKVRGSDRVFRLPIDRSFTISGYGCVVTGPILGGQISVDNEVEILPLKKTLRVRGIEVTGEQVHTAFAGQRAAINLTGIKSGEVKRGYELSIPGYLEPTNLIDATLKLIKSIKNPLKNRTRIRFHSNTSEVMGRVILLDRDSLKPGEESCIQIFLENLITTERNDRFIIRSYSPAYTIGGGVVLRSNTTRLKRFKGETLKILKTLASGNLADIIEQIYLNNSHAVLTSDDISRQANIHPSIAADITAELVKKGSLLKFDIDGKGVVFHRNIIAALREEILHILRTFHKENPLKAGIEETYLKTLLRKDTHPLSIAASLSTLKREKTIKVIDGKLSLKDFEIELSAQDKSKANKIEEFFLHAGFTPPSIEEVYTKFGTSSKSTISLLVEQKKIIALENDLYFHTTTLDTLKGIIKEYIRKHGSINVAQFRDLTKTSRKFAVPLMEYFDAIRFTRRTGDVRILL from the coding sequence ATGGAACAATCCACACATACCCTCCATACAGAACATTTAATCATTGGCACTGCCGGACATATCGATCACGGGAAAACATCGCTGGTTAAGGCTTTGACGGGTATTGATGCTGACAGATTACCTGAAGAAAAACAGCGTGGGCTAACCATAGACATAGGCTTTGCTTATCTGGATCTCAATTCAGATTACAGGATTAGCATTGTAGATGTACCCGGACATGAGCGTTTCGTTAAAAATATGCTGGCAGGTGCAACAAGCATCAATCTTGTGTTATTTGTCATTGCAGCCGATGGTGGCGTTATGCCACAAACAGTTGAACATCTTGAGATTATAAACCTTCTGGGCATTCAGCACGGGATTGTTGTAGTAACGAAAAAAGATCTTGTAACAGATGAATGGCTGGAGGTAGTACAGGATGACATCAAAAGAATTTTGGCTGGCACCACTTTAGAGCATGCCCCTATTCTGCCCGTCTCCACAATTACTGGTGAAGGGATAGAATCCTGTAAGGCAATGATAAAAAAACTCATTACTCAGGTAAAGGTCCGTGGGAGTGATCGTGTATTTCGATTGCCAATCGATAGGTCTTTCACTATTTCAGGATATGGATGTGTTGTCACCGGCCCTATCCTTGGCGGTCAAATCTCTGTAGATAACGAAGTAGAAATATTACCTCTAAAAAAGACCTTACGGGTAAGGGGAATAGAGGTAACGGGAGAGCAAGTCCATACCGCCTTTGCAGGGCAACGGGCGGCAATCAATCTCACCGGTATTAAATCGGGTGAGGTAAAGCGTGGGTATGAACTTTCTATTCCAGGATATCTGGAACCTACAAACCTCATCGATGCTACACTGAAATTGATTAAGAGTATAAAAAATCCCTTAAAAAACAGGACTCGCATACGATTTCATAGTAATACTTCAGAAGTAATGGGCCGTGTTATATTACTCGATAGAGATAGCCTGAAACCGGGTGAAGAATCATGCATACAAATCTTTTTGGAGAATCTCATTACTACTGAAAGAAATGATCGGTTTATTATTCGGTCATATTCACCCGCTTACACAATTGGTGGAGGCGTGGTTTTAAGATCAAATACAACCCGGCTAAAACGTTTTAAAGGAGAAACACTAAAAATCCTAAAAACTTTAGCAAGTGGAAATCTTGCCGATATTATAGAGCAAATCTACCTGAATAATAGTCACGCAGTCCTTACATCTGATGATATCTCCAGACAGGCCAATATTCATCCTTCAATTGCTGCTGATATTACAGCAGAATTGGTAAAAAAGGGTTCTCTTTTAAAATTTGATATCGATGGCAAAGGTGTTGTTTTTCATCGTAATATTATTGCTGCTTTACGGGAAGAGATCTTACATATACTCAGAACATTTCATAAAGAAAACCCGTTGAAAGCAGGCATTGAAGAAACGTATCTCAAAACACTTCTCCGGAAGGATACTCATCCCCTATCTATCGCTGCGTCACTCTCTACGTTAAAAAGGGAAAAAACCATCAAGGTGATTGATGGTAAATTATCACTCAAGGATTTTGAGATCGAACTATCAGCACAGGATAAGAGTAAAGCAAACAAGATCGAAGAGTTTTTTCTTCATGCAGGATTCACACCTCCTTCAATAGAGGAGGTGTATACAAAATTTGGCACCTCTAGCAAGTCCACCATCTCATTGCTTGTAGAACAAAAAAAAATCATTGCACTGGAAAATGATCTGTATTTTCATACAACAACACTTGATACATTGAAAGGGATTATTAAGGAATATATCAGGAAACACGGTTCTATCAACGTGGCACAATTCAGGGATTTAACCAAAACTTCCCGTAAATTTGCAGTTCCTTTAATGGAATATTTCGATGCCATTCGTTTTACCAGACGAACCGGAGATGTACGGATATTACTTTAA
- a CDS encoding transposase encodes MKQQKRDVKKLAGTDKRPLQEQKKKKSKKDYRVRNWSEYTEALRQRGSLDVWIDEGVQEKWNAEPTGQRGSPPTYSDLAITSTLQLGIVFHQRLRQTEGLVKSLFRLMNIPLKVPDYSTLSRRGETVGISLAKEKKENLVLVLDSSGLKVYGEGEWKVRQHGYTKRRTWRKIHLSITPDGEIRAQELTENSTGDSEVVDKLLSQEESRIDTFAGDGSYDKRKVYESCKRRGILRILIPPRKDAKIWQHGNCSTEPHVRDETIRHIRRTSLRQWKERVGYHVRSLVENAIFRFKTIFGDRLYARNLAQQRTEVGIKASVLNRMMKLGMPESYAIS; translated from the coding sequence ATGAAGCAACAGAAACGGGACGTAAAGAAACTAGCAGGAACAGATAAAAGGCCGCTCCAAGAACAGAAAAAGAAGAAATCAAAGAAGGACTACCGGGTAAGAAACTGGTCAGAGTATACAGAGGCATTAAGACAAAGAGGGTCTCTTGATGTATGGATAGATGAGGGGGTACAAGAGAAATGGAATGCAGAGCCAACGGGCCAAAGAGGGTCTCCCCCTACGTATAGTGATCTGGCCATAACATCAACGCTTCAGTTGGGTATCGTATTTCATCAAAGACTTCGTCAAACAGAAGGATTAGTCAAATCACTGTTTCGGCTCATGAATATCCCTCTGAAGGTTCCTGATTATTCAACCCTGTCTCGAAGAGGTGAAACAGTGGGAATTTCTTTAGCGAAAGAGAAGAAAGAGAATCTGGTATTAGTCCTTGATAGCAGTGGGTTAAAGGTCTATGGGGAAGGGGAATGGAAGGTAAGACAGCATGGATATACCAAGAGAAGAACATGGAGAAAGATTCATTTGTCCATTACTCCTGATGGAGAGATAAGAGCACAAGAGCTTACCGAGAATAGTACTGGTGATTCAGAGGTAGTAGATAAGCTTCTAAGCCAGGAAGAGTCAAGGATTGATACCTTTGCCGGTGATGGCTCCTATGATAAGAGGAAGGTCTATGAGAGTTGTAAGAGAAGAGGGATTCTCAGAATACTTATTCCTCCGAGGAAGGATGCAAAGATATGGCAGCATGGCAACTGCAGTACAGAGCCACATGTCCGAGATGAGACGATAAGGCATATCAGAAGAACTTCCCTAAGACAGTGGAAAGAGCGTGTTGGTTACCACGTCCGCTCTCTGGTTGAGAATGCGATATTTCGATTCAAAACCATCTTTGGCGATAGGCTTTATGCCAGAAATCTTGCTCAACAAAGAACAGAAGTAGGTATCAAGGCATCTGTTTTAAACCGTATGATGAAATTAGGAATGCCGGAAAGTTATGCGATCTCATAA
- a CDS encoding acetyl-CoA synthase produces MKNVEIINKKPVAAGLVDYEKTHKEFSWEIIKREFDIDDDKVNIAYEAIDKHAKTWRKNKVALYWEGADGTCQKYTFLEMKKLSDKCANMLRALGVKRGDRVFIFLPRLPELYIGMVAIAKLGAIAGPMFSAFGPDAVRDRLQNSEAKVLITTPELKERVDAVLWELPKLEHIVLVNHKEDEELEEGNVCYKTLMRDASDIFEMEWVKLEDPLYILYTSGTTGRPKGVTHVHNDMVSHYITTQWVLDLRDDDVYWCTADPGWVTGTVYGLWGPWLNGISFYVFDGRFDAATWYEIIQNYKVTVWYTAPTALRMLMKAGDDLVKEYDLSSLRYVCSVGEPLNPEVIRWGLKVYGLPIHDNWWQTETGSIMIANYPCLPIKPGSMGKPFPGIEAAIIDGTGSKLSAGQHGLLALKPGWPSMLRAVWGDEKRFKEYFNINGWYATGDTAYKDEDGYFWFVGRADDVINTSGHRVGPFEVESALLEHRAVAESGVIGKPDAERGEIIKAFIVLREGYKPSHELEEELKIFIRHRLAAHAYPKEIEFCANLPKTRSGKIMRRLLKAKDLGLPTGDISTLED; encoded by the coding sequence ATGAAAAATGTGGAGATTATTAATAAAAAACCTGTAGCTGCAGGTCTTGTGGATTATGAGAAGACCCATAAGGAATTTTCCTGGGAGATTATTAAGAGAGAGTTTGATATAGACGATGATAAGGTAAATATTGCCTACGAAGCGATTGATAAGCATGCCAAAACCTGGCGGAAGAACAAAGTGGCATTGTATTGGGAAGGCGCTGATGGTACCTGTCAGAAATATACATTTCTGGAAATGAAAAAACTTTCTGATAAATGCGCAAACATGCTCCGGGCGTTGGGGGTAAAAAGAGGAGATCGCGTTTTTATATTTCTACCCCGTTTACCGGAGCTTTATATTGGTATGGTAGCAATCGCAAAACTTGGTGCTATTGCAGGACCGATGTTTTCTGCCTTTGGACCAGATGCCGTTCGTGATCGGTTACAGAACAGTGAGGCCAAGGTATTAATTACCACGCCTGAATTAAAAGAGCGTGTTGATGCCGTATTATGGGAATTACCAAAGTTAGAACACATTGTGCTCGTCAATCATAAAGAGGATGAAGAACTCGAAGAGGGGAATGTATGTTATAAGACATTAATGAGAGATGCATCCGATATATTTGAAATGGAGTGGGTGAAACTGGAAGACCCGCTTTACATCCTGTATACCTCAGGGACTACGGGAAGACCCAAGGGAGTAACGCATGTACATAATGATATGGTCTCACATTACATTACCACACAATGGGTGCTGGATTTGAGAGATGACGATGTCTATTGGTGTACGGCTGATCCAGGGTGGGTAACAGGGACAGTATACGGCTTATGGGGGCCGTGGCTGAACGGCATCTCCTTTTATGTTTTTGACGGCAGGTTTGATGCTGCCACGTGGTATGAAATTATCCAGAATTATAAAGTTACTGTATGGTATACTGCACCGACGGCTTTGCGGATGTTAATGAAAGCCGGTGATGATCTTGTAAAAGAATACGATTTGAGCAGCTTGCGGTATGTTTGTAGTGTGGGTGAACCACTTAACCCGGAAGTAATCAGGTGGGGTTTAAAGGTCTATGGTTTACCAATCCATGATAATTGGTGGCAGACGGAAACAGGGTCTATTATGATTGCGAATTATCCGTGTTTGCCTATAAAGCCTGGCTCAATGGGAAAACCTTTTCCGGGTATTGAAGCGGCTATTATCGATGGTACAGGGAGTAAGTTATCTGCGGGGCAGCATGGACTGTTAGCTTTAAAACCTGGTTGGCCGTCCATGTTAAGGGCCGTATGGGGTGACGAGAAGCGATTTAAAGAGTATTTCAATATTAATGGATGGTATGCAACCGGCGACACGGCATATAAAGATGAGGATGGCTATTTCTGGTTCGTAGGAAGGGCTGATGATGTAATTAACACGTCCGGTCATAGAGTAGGTCCCTTTGAGGTGGAGAGCGCCTTGCTTGAGCATAGGGCCGTAGCAGAGTCTGGTGTAATTGGTAAACCTGATGCTGAGCGGGGAGAAATTATTAAGGCCTTCATAGTGCTTCGGGAAGGTTATAAGCCATCGCATGAGTTGGAGGAAGAACTCAAGATATTTATAAGGCACCGTTTGGCAGCACATGCATATCCAAAAGAGATAGAGTTTTGTGCCAACTTACCAAAAACCCGCAGTGGTAAAATTATGCGCCGGTTACTGAAAGCAAAAGATCTGGGATTACCTACAGGAGATATATCTACTCTCGAAGATTAA
- a CDS encoding putative peptidyl-prolyl cis-trans isomerase — protein sequence MNKLIVPLLYLALTLFQQTAFSADKKYQNDVVATVNGKKILQEDISNRLSNFKDVDPDTLDTIKQEIIDQLITDILLEEFIDKQGLVVVPEEIEREIDQIRGTIGGTQSLEQVLTSIGSHMMEFKKSVKHSIALEKYFHDKLDDRMLEKFFEENKNLFNGESVKVSHILVDTRNMKTPEEYAQALEHIKNIKKEIDQGSTFDETARKYSNCPSAFIGGDLGFIQRKSNLAKSFSDTAFALQVDQVGGPVRTEYGYHLIKVTDKKEGSRIQFTSVKEKVRLEVLDAEILKLLDRLRKEAQIVAN from the coding sequence ATGAACAAACTCATAGTACCTTTACTCTATTTGGCTTTAACCTTATTTCAGCAAACTGCATTCTCCGCAGATAAAAAATATCAAAACGATGTTGTAGCAACGGTTAATGGTAAAAAAATATTACAAGAAGACATAAGTAACAGGCTCAGTAACTTTAAGGATGTAGATCCTGATACTCTGGATACTATTAAACAAGAAATCATAGATCAATTGATTACTGATATCCTGTTGGAAGAGTTCATTGATAAACAAGGTTTAGTGGTTGTACCGGAAGAGATTGAAAGGGAGATAGATCAGATAAGAGGCACTATTGGCGGTACTCAATCACTGGAACAGGTCCTTACATCTATTGGCTCTCATATGATGGAATTTAAAAAAAGTGTAAAACACTCTATTGCCCTTGAAAAATATTTTCATGACAAACTTGATGACAGGATGTTAGAGAAGTTTTTTGAGGAGAACAAAAATCTCTTTAATGGAGAATCGGTAAAGGTAAGTCACATCCTCGTAGATACAAGAAATATGAAGACACCGGAAGAATATGCTCAGGCGCTTGAGCATATCAAAAATATTAAAAAGGAAATTGATCAGGGAAGCACCTTTGATGAAACCGCAAGAAAATATTCCAACTGCCCGTCTGCCTTCATTGGTGGAGATTTAGGGTTTATTCAGAGAAAGAGTAATCTTGCAAAGTCATTTTCAGACACTGCATTTGCTTTACAGGTGGATCAAGTGGGTGGGCCAGTTCGGACAGAATATGGATATCATCTCATAAAGGTTACTGATAAGAAAGAAGGTTCTCGCATTCAATTTACAAGCGTTAAGGAGAAAGTGCGTTTAGAAGTACTTGATGCTGAAATCCTTAAACTACTCGATCGCCTTCGGAAGGAAGCTCAGATTGTAGCCAACTAA